In Arvicola amphibius chromosome 1, mArvAmp1.2, whole genome shotgun sequence, one DNA window encodes the following:
- the LOC119799858 gene encoding olfactory receptor 13A1-like, with product MGLLWELSEPLISAEQKVCPVTWLWGRSESLREAWWFPVNLVQSSGLNNTCDPELQADRYWAERQTEGIWGLTEKPCVLYEAIGHLQGMLADHLLLLERQVLALEALWVSWFFRAQSQITMNNYTAVVEFVLQGFSGDPGFQAFFLAFFSIFYILALVGNTLIFMAISLNPSLHTPMYFFLANLALLDIVCTSTVLPKLLEGLVGKGSHISYKGCLTQLFFLTWFLGAELLLLTAMAYDRYVAICRPLHYSMLMSRPVSVLLAGSVWVISAVSTSVHTGLMAQLHFCGPNQIRHFLCEIPALLLLSCSPTTLNNIMIVIADVYFGVVNFLFTMISYSFIIASILRIRSAEGKKRAFSTCSAHLVVVTLYYSTVIYTYVQPGSGSSLENGKVVALLYTAVSPTLNPLIYSLRNKDVKVALRKVFPCLVHVEIRDQVIGTNPFLPPYGLSDSNSDYQVWQQAPLPPEPCHWPYLPSSPMATKATLLLVAMGVSSYTAGGHTRCLSYYISSYSNCDVGPERRRQKESKRNSSVPQSQHSERQQTQASLRAAPVLERESPRTESILS from the exons ATGGGTCTGCTTTGGGAACTATCTGAGCCATTGATCAGTGCAGAACAGAAAGTTTGCCCCGTGACTTGGCTCTGGGGCAGATCTGAATCTCTGAGAGAGGCATGGTGGTTTCCTGTGAATCTGGTGCAGAGTTCAGGGCTCAACAACACTTGTGACCCAGAGCTGCAGGCAGACAGGTACTGGgctgagaggcagacagaggggATTTGGGGGCTCACTGAGAAGCCCTGTGTGCTGTATGAGGCCATTGGGCATCTGCAGGGAATGCTGGCAGACCATCTTTTGCTTTTGGAGAGACAAGTATTGGCCCTGGAGGCTCTATGGGTTTCTTGGTTCTTCA GGGCTCAATCTCAAATCACAATGAACAACTACACAGCTGTGGTAGAGTTTGTCCTGCAGGGATTTTCTGGGGATCCTGGGTTCCAGGCTTTCTTCCTGGCCTTTTTCTCAATTTTCTATATCCTGGCTCTTGTAGGAAACACCCTCATTTTCATGGCCATCAGCCTGAACCCAAGTCttcacacccccatgtacttcttccttgcAAACCTGGCCCTGTTGGACATTGTCTGCACATCCACTGTTCTTCCCAAGCTGCTGGAGGGTCTGGTGGGGAAGGGCAGCCACATCTCTTATAAGGGATGCTTGACCCAGCTTTTCTTCCTAACCTGGTTTCTGGGGGctgagctgctgctgctcacggccatggcctatgaccgctatgtggccatctgccgCCCACTGCACTATAGCATGCTGATGAGTCGGCCCGTCTCTGTCCTACTGGCAGGCAGTGTGTGGGTCATCAGTGCAGTTAGCACATCCGTGCACACTGGCCTAATGGCACAGCTCCATTTCTGTGGCCCCAACCAAATTCGTCACTTTTTATGTGAAATCCCAGCATTGCTACTGCTGTCTTGCAGCCCAACCACCCTCAACAACATCATGATTGTCATCGCAGATGTTTATTTTGGTGTGGTCAACTTCCTGTTTACCATGATATCCTACAGCTTCATCATTGCCAGCATCCTACGTATCCGCTCTGCAGAGGGTAAGAAGCGTGCTTTCTCCACCTGCTCTGCCCATCTGGTGGTGGTCACCTTGTACTACTCCACTGTCATCTATACCTATGTGCAACCTGGCTCTGGATCCTCCTTGGAAAATGGCAAGGTGGTTGCCTTATTGTACACAGCAGTCAGCCCGACACTCAACCCCCTCATTTACTCTCTGAGGAATAAGGATGTCAAAGTGGCCCTCAGGAAGGTGTTTCCCTGT CTTgttcatgtggagatcagagaccAGGTTATAGGAACCAACCCTTTCCTTCCGCCATATGGGCTCTCAGACTCGAACTCAGAttatcaggtttggcagcaagcacccttacctccAGAGCCATGCCATTGGCCCTACTT ACCAAGCTCTCCCATGGCCACCAAAGCCACCTTGCTTCTGGTGGCCATGGGTGTGTCAAGCTATACTGCAGGAGGCCATACTCGCTGTCTCTCATATTATATCTCCAGCTACAGCAATTGTGATGTGG GACCtgaaagaagaagacagaaggaaagcaaAAGGAATAGTTCTGTCCCTCAGAGTCAGCACTCAGAAAGGCAGCAGACCCAGGCAAGCCTCAGGGCAGCTCCTGTGCTAGAGCGAGAGAGTCCTAGGACAGAAAGTATACTGTCTTAA
- the LOC119799766 gene encoding scavenger receptor cysteine-rich domain-containing protein SCART1-like has product MAASSLALFPLLLNCWALPPGLTGEDALNLIDGTDQCDGRLQVEHGGHQGLVCGDHWGMQEASATCRQLGCSHARSTYQYILRPEEMKAPWLYGTNCSGEETTLWNCSLGTWGPLSDCKCQCVVSINCAGASFQQVILAGGASPCAGSPELLSGSLPILKCDLLKEEASVLCRDLECGTALQWSRAHQAAGTGSQDQKFVSCQGTEPNTSFCKINVNFVEQCDLVSYTQVVCTGHVEARLLGGTHPCEGRLEVLRGLTWGSVCYDDLDLPMAHVVCQELGCGTAVSILEGSHFGRGSGPVWTEAFRCVGNESLLFHCQREPGHQCGHDRDAALTCSGEKFRLVNGSSRCEGRVELRVKENWLPLCAAHWDLADAMVLCHQLNCGHAVAIPHRGHFGNVREPIWTDVFHCVGTEPHLLSCPASTLGAQACTVENPASVICSGLQDALRLRDGQSHCDGRVEIFLDGVWGRVLDSAWDLRDAAVVCRQLGCGEAQRAYDAPAPGHKTVPVGLSLVRCLGSETHLTRCNVSVSQLVTAGTLQDAGVVCSGSLRLRLAEGKGRCAGRVEVFYQGTWGTVCDDAWDLRDAHVVCRQLGCGYALSAPGAAHFGAGTGSIWMDELGCLGEEAALWECPSGGWGQQDCGHKEDAGVVCSEFTDIRLQEHSQACTGRLEVFYNGTWGGVCQSLNAASLRVLCGQLGCGSQGQLLARPRSSPTLETVWLKSIQCRDKHDRSLWQCPSEPWNRHSCLSGEEAWLVCTEKTEVSQDMGQVPNCSSTLSCPEEGALRVFGGEDGCSGRVEFWHAGSWGTVCDDSWDLADADVVCRQLGCGLAVAALHNAAFGPGSGPIWLDDVGCRGSETSLGACQAEPWGYGDCSHKEDAGVRCLGTDCHPLSYIAHADLVAATHKVWVHLYCWKVVGNTPTCISFADISGTVTPGNSLASPPPVPEVWTLPEIASLVLSCLLGIVFLVLAARWCCSRAISMGSGAMGQLSSDAVYEYIETFPMEERAEESAASQGLVQDEDYDDAEEPENSPAEDVEAGYH; this is encoded by the exons ATGGcagcatcctctctggctctgtttCCCTTATTGCTGAACTGCTGGGCCCTCCCTCCTG GACTGACTGGGGAGGATGCCCTGAATCTCATAGATGGTACAGACCAATGTGATGGCCGTTTGCAAGTGGAGCACGGCGGGCATCAAGGCCTCGTGTGTGGTGACCACTGGGGCATGCAGGAAGCTTCTGCAACCTGCAGACAGCTTGGCTGCAGTCATGCACGCTCTACCTACCAGTATATTCTGAGGCCTGAAGAGATGAAGGCACCCTGGCTGTATGGTACCAACTGCAGCGGTGAGGAGACCACCCTCTGGAATTGTTCTCTAGGGACCTGGGGGCCCCTCAGTGACTGCAAGTGCCAGTGTGTGGTGTCAATTAACTGCGCAG GTGCTAGCTTTCAGCAAGTCATACTGGCTGGAGGTGCCAGTCCATGTGCTGGGTCTCCCGAGTTGTTGAGTGGGTCTCTCCCCATCCTGAAGTGTGACCTGCTGAAGGAAGAGGCAAGTGTCCTGTGCAGAGACCTGGAGTGTGGCACGGCTCTGCAGTGGTCCAGAGCTCACCAAGCAGCAGGGACTGGAAGTCAAGACCAGAAATTCGTGTCTTGCCAAGGCACGGAGCCTAACACTTCCTTCTGCAAGATCAATGTGAACTTTGTGGAGCAGTGTGACCTTGTATCTTACACCCAGGTGGTGTGCACAG GTCATGTGGAGGCCCGGCTGCTGGGTGGCACACACCCCTGTGAAGGACGCCTGGAGGTTCTTCGAGGACTTACCTGGGGCTCTGTCTGCTATGATGACCTGGACCTGCCCATGGCCCACGTGGTTTGTCAGGAGCTGGGATGTGGCACTGCTGTATCCATACTCGAGGGTTCCCACTTTGGCCGTGGATCAGGGCCTGTGTGGACAGAGGCCTTTCGCTGTGTGGGCAATGAATCACTGCTCTTCCATTGCCAGAGGGAGCCTGGGCACCAGTGTGGCCATGATCGAGATGCTGCACTAACCTGCTCAGGGGAAA AGTTCCGGCTGGTCAATGGCAGCAGCCGCTGTGAGGGCCGTGTGGAGCTTCGGGTAAAGGAGAACTGGCTGCCCCTCTGTGCTGCCCACTGGGACTTAGCAGACGCCATGGTGCTCTGCCACCAGCTCAACTGTGGCCATGCAGTGGCCATACCCCACCGAGGACACTTTGGAAATGTGAGGGAACCTATCTGGACAGATGTGTTTCACTGTGTGGGGACAGAGCCCCACTTGCTGAGCTGCCCAGCAAGCACCCTAGGGGCCCAGGCATGCACCGTGGAAAATCCAGCCTCCGTTATCTGCTCAG GTCTCCAGGACGCCCTGCGGCTGAGGGATGGACAGAGCCATTGCGATGGGCGAGTGGAAATCTTCCTGGATGGTGTGTGGGGGCGTGTGCTGGACAGCGCCTGGGACCTGCGTGATGCTGCTGTGGTGTGCCGGCAGCTGGGATGCGGTGAGGCACAGCGAGCCTATGATGCTCCAGCACCGGGCCACAAGACAGTCCCTGTGGGTTTGAGCCTGGTGCGGTGCTTGGGCTCTGAGACCCACCTGACCCGGTGCAATGTGTCCGTGTCTCAGCTGGTGACTGCGGGGACTTTGCAGGATGCGGGCGTGGTATGCTCAG GGAGCTTGCGCTTACGGTTGGCAGAGGGTAAGGGCCGCTGTGCTGGGCGTGTTGAAGTGTTCTATCAGGGCACATGGGGCACTGTATGCGATGATGCCTGGGACCTGCGCGATGCCCACGTCGTCTGCAGGCAGCTGGGCTGTGGCTATGCCCTCAGTGCTCCCGGGGCTGCCCATTTTGGAGCAGGTACTGGGAGCATCTGGATGGACGAACTGGGCTGTCTGGGTGAGGAGGCTGCTCTCTGGGAGTGCCCGTCAGGAGGCTGGGGCCAACAAGACTGTGGGCACAAGGAGGACGCAGGCGTGGTCTGTTCAG AATTCACTGATATAAGGCTGCAGGAACACAGCCAGGCATGCACAGGACGTCTGGAGGTTTTCTACAATGGGACCTGGGGTGGCGTGTGCCAGTCCTTGAACGCTGCCTCTCTGAGGGTTCTGTGTGGACAGCTGGGCTGTGGGTCCCAAGGGCAGCTGCTGGCTAGGCCCAGGAGCTCGCCTACACTTGAGACTGTCTGGTTGAAGTCCATTCAGTGCAGAGACAAGCATGACAGGTCCTTGTGGCAATGCCCCTCGGAACCCTGGAACAGGCATTCTTGCCTCAGTGGAGAGGAGGCTTGGCTGGTGTGTACAG AAAAGACAGAAGTTTCTCAGGATATGGGGCAGGTTCCCAATTGCTCGTCAACACTTAGCTGCCCAG AGGAAGGTGCACTTCGTGTGTTTGGGGGTGAGGATGGCTGCTCTGGACGAGTAGAATTCTGGCATGCAGGCTCTTGGGGCACAGTGTGCGATGACTCCTGGGATCTGGCAGATGCGGATGTTGTGTGCCGGCAGCTGGGCTGTGGTCTGGCCGTAGCTGCCTTGCACAATGCTGCCTTTGGGCCTGGTTCAGGGCCTATATGGCTAGATGACGTGGGATGCCGAGGCAGTGAGACGTCTCTGGGAGCCTGCCAGGCGGAACCGTGGGGCTATGGAGACTGCTCCCACAAGGAGGATGCTGGTGTACGCTGCCTAG GGACAGATTGCCACCCTCTGTCCTATATAGCTCATGCTGACCTGGTGGCTGCCACCCACAAGGTATGGGTCCATCTGTATTGTTGGAAGGTGGTTGGTAATACTCCAACCTGCATTTCTTTTGCAGACATCTCTGGGACCGTGACACCAG GCAATTCTTTGGCTTCTCCACCACCTGTTCCTGAGGTCTGGACCCTGCCTGAGATTGCCAGCCTGGTCCTCAGCTGCCTCCTGGGCATAGTTTTTCTGGTCCTGGCTGCTCGGTGGTGTTGCAGCAGAGCCATCAGCATGG GTTCAGGAGCAATGGGGCAGCTGTCCTCAGATGCTGTCTATGAATACATTGAAACATTCCCTATGGAGGAAAGAGCAGAGGAGTCAGCAGCGTCCCAGGGCCTGGTGCAGGATGAGGATTATGATGATGCAGAAGAACCCGAGAACAGCCCTGCGGAAGATGTGGAGGCTGGGTACCATTGA